One part of the [Synechococcus] sp. NIES-970 genome encodes these proteins:
- a CDS encoding putative ribosome-associated GTPase A produces the protein MNGQPLPHPLEGTVTAVQANFYQVQLQAELGQLLCTRRTRLKKIGQRVMVGDRVIVEEPGFQDRRGAIAQVLPRQTELDRPPVANADQLLLVFALAEPALDPWQLSRFLIKAESTGLPLLLGLNKQDLLSTAARQAWGDRLRQWGYAAVFFSVQQDQGIDHLEAQLKDKITVVAGPSGVGKSSLINRLIPEASLRVGEVSGKLQRGRHTTRHVELFPLPQGGLLADSPGFNQPDWSILPQDLPRCFPEIRAFLRDNHCQFKDCLHLQEPHCAVGRDWERYEIYKKCLEEAIAYKEAQQQQGDSETQLKIKITAAGKKTHEPKLATKKYRRTSRREQQQNLKDLYEKQSVDELCGDED, from the coding sequence ATGAATGGGCAACCCCTCCCCCATCCTTTAGAGGGGACTGTGACTGCAGTCCAAGCAAATTTTTATCAGGTACAACTCCAGGCTGAACTGGGACAGTTGCTCTGTACCCGCCGCACCCGCCTCAAGAAAATTGGCCAGCGGGTGATGGTGGGAGATAGGGTCATTGTTGAAGAGCCTGGCTTTCAAGACCGGCGCGGGGCGATCGCCCAGGTCCTACCCAGGCAAACAGAACTAGACCGCCCCCCGGTGGCGAACGCCGATCAGTTGCTTTTAGTGTTTGCCCTGGCTGAACCCGCCCTTGACCCCTGGCAACTGAGCCGCTTTTTGATTAAAGCCGAATCCACCGGCTTACCGCTCCTGTTGGGCTTGAATAAACAGGATTTACTCTCGACTGCAGCCCGACAAGCCTGGGGCGATCGCCTACGGCAGTGGGGCTATGCCGCCGTGTTTTTTAGCGTTCAGCAGGACCAAGGCATCGATCACCTCGAAGCCCAGTTAAAAGACAAAATCACCGTGGTGGCGGGGCCGTCCGGGGTGGGCAAATCGAGTCTGATTAACCGCCTGATTCCTGAAGCGAGCTTGCGGGTAGGGGAGGTGTCCGGCAAGTTGCAGCGGGGACGCCACACCACGCGCCATGTGGAGCTGTTCCCCTTGCCCCAGGGGGGACTGCTGGCCGATAGCCCTGGGTTTAACCAGCCGGATTGGTCAATTTTGCCCCAGGATTTGCCCCGCTGTTTCCCCGAAATCCGTGCTTTCTTGCGGGACAACCACTGTCAGTTTAAGGACTGCCTCCATCTCCAGGAGCCCCATTGCGCCGTGGGCCGGGATTGGGAGCGCTATGAAATCTACAAAAAATGTTTAGAAGAGGCGATCGCCTACAAAGAAGCCCAACAACAACAGGGAGACAGTGAAACACAATTGAAGATTAAAATCACCGCAGCGGGCAAAAAAACCCATGAACCCAAACTCGCTACAAAAAAATATCGCCGTACCTCCCGGCGGGAACAGCAGCAGAACTTAAAGGATCTCTACGAAAAACAATCCGTTGACGAGTTGTGTGGGGACGAAGATTAG
- a CDS encoding two-component hybrid sensor and regulator yields MILIGEHKENILTFFLEALQDISAVQIAPTATRLFDLAITQSPQLIIVNLDFIPRPERRLFSQFKTDLRTRDIPLILTTTEPKAEARAEAFSLGADDVLLLPCTNTELQKRIQQQLDHKKLQTLWLSQTDQLQRTITRQKILSVVINRIRRTLNLSEIFQSTAKEIHDALSCDRAVIYKFNPDWSGVFVAEAMSPQWRSLMYGADSKQRELLEYSALREDRCIVKVFESDLPGWVEDTYLQENKGGIYRKSNTYRAVSDIYKAGFPPCYIELLENFQAKAYIMLPIFLGDRLWGLLGIYQNNAPRIWLPEEIEMARQIATQLGVALQQAQLLENLQAAKEEAEAANEAKSQFLANMSHELRTPLSAILGFTELLAGDTNLTVDQHESLEIITQSAQHLLDLINDILSLSKIEAGEMTVIDEEFNLRETLKVIQDFVILSAQQKNLDLIIELDPHLPQSIYLDEKKLKQVLLNLVSNAVKFTERGKVILKVSYKPDQALLHFAVSDTGPGIHTSELDRLFQVFQQTSTGIRSRQGTGLGLAISQQLIQLMGGRIQVETAANQGSCFWFELPCVIPPQDAVGGDRLSIASLTDQLGRQPRILILKDQVERQELLCQRLSRAGFATRTILLGELAFNLGPDWTPDLILLDLKLTFVDGPGILADIQHQLQMAAITPKPQLIVMTAEIFQNQHREQFRAVCDDIIYQPIALEELLHKLSHHLALTISPPPSPTAALG; encoded by the coding sequence ATGATTTTAATCGGTGAACACAAAGAGAATATCCTCACGTTTTTCTTGGAAGCCCTCCAAGATATAAGCGCTGTGCAAATCGCCCCGACAGCGACGCGTCTATTTGACCTGGCGATCACCCAGTCTCCCCAACTGATTATTGTCAACCTCGATTTTATTCCTCGCCCAGAACGTCGGCTTTTTTCCCAGTTCAAAACAGATCTGCGCACCCGGGATATTCCCCTAATCCTGACCACGACCGAGCCCAAGGCCGAAGCTCGGGCTGAGGCCTTTTCATTAGGTGCCGACGATGTTTTATTGCTCCCTTGTACCAATACGGAGTTGCAAAAGCGCATTCAACAGCAGCTCGACCACAAAAAACTCCAGACCCTCTGGCTCAGTCAAACGGATCAACTCCAGCGGACGATCACCAGACAAAAAATTCTCAGCGTTGTGATCAACCGCATCCGTCGCACCCTGAATCTCAGCGAAATTTTCCAAAGTACGGCCAAGGAAATCCATGATGCCCTCAGTTGTGACCGGGCTGTCATCTACAAATTCAACCCCGACTGGAGTGGGGTTTTTGTCGCTGAAGCAATGTCGCCTCAATGGCGATCGCTGATGTATGGTGCCGACAGTAAACAGCGGGAACTGCTCGAATATTCTGCGCTTCGAGAAGATCGTTGCATTGTCAAAGTCTTTGAGAGCGATCTACCTGGTTGGGTAGAAGATACTTATCTCCAGGAAAATAAGGGGGGCATTTATCGTAAAAGCAATACCTATCGGGCGGTCAGTGATATCTACAAAGCAGGATTTCCCCCCTGTTACATTGAGCTACTCGAAAACTTTCAGGCCAAAGCCTACATCATGTTGCCGATTTTTTTGGGCGATCGCCTCTGGGGACTTTTAGGGATTTACCAAAACAATGCCCCTCGGATTTGGCTCCCAGAAGAAATTGAAATGGCCAGACAAATCGCTACCCAGCTCGGCGTTGCCCTCCAACAGGCCCAGCTCCTCGAAAATCTCCAGGCCGCCAAAGAAGAAGCCGAAGCCGCCAACGAAGCAAAAAGTCAATTTTTGGCGAACATGAGCCATGAATTGCGCACACCCCTAAGCGCTATTTTAGGGTTTACAGAATTACTAGCAGGCGATACAAATCTCACCGTCGACCAACATGAATCCCTAGAGATCATCACCCAAAGTGCCCAGCACCTCCTGGATTTGATCAATGACATTCTTTCTCTTTCTAAGATTGAAGCCGGCGAGATGACAGTCATAGACGAAGAATTTAATCTCCGAGAAACGCTCAAGGTCATCCAAGATTTTGTGATTCTTTCGGCCCAACAAAAAAACCTAGATTTAATTATTGAGCTCGACCCCCACCTGCCCCAATCGATCTACCTCGATGAGAAAAAACTCAAGCAAGTTTTGCTGAATCTGGTGAGTAATGCTGTGAAATTTACTGAGCGCGGCAAAGTCATCCTAAAAGTCAGTTACAAGCCGGATCAAGCACTATTACATTTTGCCGTATCCGATACTGGCCCAGGGATTCACACTTCAGAGCTGGATCGCCTCTTTCAAGTTTTTCAACAAACTAGCACTGGCATTCGCTCTCGCCAAGGTACTGGCCTGGGACTTGCCATTAGTCAGCAACTCATACAACTGATGGGGGGCCGCATCCAAGTGGAAACGGCAGCAAATCAAGGCAGCTGTTTCTGGTTTGAGCTCCCCTGCGTCATCCCTCCCCAGGATGCGGTGGGGGGCGATCGTCTTTCGATTGCCTCACTCACAGATCAATTGGGACGCCAACCAAGAATTTTAATCCTCAAAGATCAAGTGGAGCGGCAAGAACTGCTTTGTCAACGCCTGAGCCGAGCTGGATTTGCAACCCGGACGATCCTCCTCGGCGAGCTTGCTTTCAACCTGGGGCCAGACTGGACCCCTGATCTGATCCTCTTAGATTTGAAACTAACGTTTGTCGATGGCCCTGGGATTTTGGCCGATATTCAACACCAACTGCAAATGGCGGCGATCACCCCAAAACCACAACTGATCGTGATGACGGCCGAAATTTTTCAAAACCAGCACCGTGAGCAGTTCCGGGCGGTCTGTGATGACATTATCTATCAACCGATCGCCCTAGAGGAACTTCTCCATAAGCTTTCCCATCATTTAGCGTTAACTATTTCTCCTCCCCCCAGTCCCACCGCCGCCTTGGGGTGA
- a CDS encoding putative bicarbonate transporter, ICT family protein produces the protein MAAVWQQILFLRFPFESWLRASYSYRIFGLLQGWRGSSWLLQWAEPLGAILLCILLVAAPFVSTVFIGFLLVACGGYWALVSISDLPAGRLTGIHLLVALYGGIATIATALSPVKGAALSGLIQLCLYLIFFAFCARVLRSPKILGAVIWVYLMVSLVVSGYGIRQYFFGVEPLATWNDPLSEFANDTRVYSYLGNPNLLAGYLVGAIAFSGVAILIWQTKMQKLLAGVTLTANSACLFWTGSRGGWLAMLALLIVGGLMLYAWYGDRLSPFWRKWLLPICFGVGGALILIAILGVDSIRLRLLSIFSWRGDSSNNFRINVWFAVLRMIGDRPFLGIGPGNNAFNAIYPQYMESRFSALSAYSIFLETAVEVGLVGLTAFCWLLLNTFSQALQSLQQFRLERKIEGLWLVGAIAAMAGLLVQGLFDTVWYRPQISTLWWLMVGIVAAQLPETQAE, from the coding sequence ATGGCGGCAGTGTGGCAGCAGATTCTCTTTCTGCGTTTTCCCTTTGAATCTTGGTTGCGGGCCAGCTACAGTTACCGCATTTTTGGACTATTGCAGGGCTGGCGCGGTAGCAGTTGGCTTTTGCAGTGGGCAGAACCCCTGGGGGCCATCCTCCTATGCATTTTGTTGGTAGCGGCTCCCTTTGTTTCCACGGTCTTCATTGGCTTTTTACTGGTGGCCTGTGGCGGCTATTGGGCTTTAGTGAGTATTTCTGATCTGCCCGCCGGACGGTTAACCGGAATCCACCTCCTCGTTGCTCTCTATGGGGGGATCGCCACGATCGCCACCGCCTTATCCCCGGTGAAGGGGGCAGCCCTATCTGGGTTAATTCAACTTTGTCTCTACCTGATCTTTTTTGCTTTTTGTGCCCGGGTACTGCGATCGCCCAAAATTCTCGGGGCAGTGATCTGGGTGTATTTGATGGTTTCCCTAGTGGTCAGCGGCTACGGCATTCGGCAATATTTCTTTGGTGTCGAACCCCTCGCCACTTGGAATGACCCCCTCTCGGAGTTTGCCAATGACACCAGGGTGTATAGCTACCTGGGTAATCCGAATTTGTTGGCGGGCTATCTCGTGGGGGCGATCGCCTTTAGTGGGGTCGCGATCTTGATTTGGCAGACCAAAATGCAGAAGCTCCTTGCTGGGGTGACGCTCACTGCCAATAGCGCTTGTCTATTTTGGACCGGCAGTCGCGGCGGCTGGTTGGCGATGTTGGCCCTCCTCATTGTGGGCGGCCTGATGCTGTATGCCTGGTATGGCGATCGCCTCAGTCCCTTTTGGCGCAAATGGCTCCTCCCCATATGTTTTGGGGTTGGGGGTGCCCTGATCCTCATTGCGATCCTTGGGGTCGATAGCATTCGTCTACGTTTGTTGAGTATTTTTTCTTGGCGCGGCGACAGCAGTAATAATTTCCGGATTAATGTTTGGTTCGCAGTGCTGCGGATGATTGGCGATCGCCCCTTTCTTGGTATTGGCCCCGGTAACAATGCCTTTAACGCGATCTACCCCCAATACATGGAAAGTCGCTTCTCTGCCCTCAGCGCCTATTCAATTTTCCTAGAGACAGCCGTGGAGGTCGGTCTCGTGGGCTTAACCGCTTTTTGTTGGTTACTGCTGAATACCTTTAGCCAAGCTTTACAAAGCCTTCAACAATTTCGTCTAGAGCGTAAAATAGAAGGACTGTGGTTAGTGGGGGCGATCGCCGCGATGGCTGGACTTCTGGTTCAGGGTTTGTTTGATACTGTCTGGTATCGTCCCCAAATTAGTACCCTGTGGTGGTTAATGGTGGGAATTGTCGCGGCTCAGCTTCCTGAAACCCAAGCAGAATAA
- the rsmB gene encoding ribosomal RNA small subunit methyltransferase B has protein sequence MSSARQLAFLALRQIMYHNAYTDVALDRVLHKSNLAGSDRALVAELVYGTVRRQKTLDALINQLGKKPIEQQPPDLRVLLQLGLYQLRYLDQIPPSAAVNTSVEIAKTNKLGQLAGVVNGCLRAYLRQQEQQGDPLQFPENEVDRLALTYSFPEWLIAQWLEQFGVAETAQLCQWFNQPAQLDLRVNPLRANVGTVQKVLTDAGIKVEAIAQIPNALRLVEKRGLIQELPGYREGWWTIQDASAQLVTHLLDPQPGEVIIDACAAPGGKTTHIAEKMQDQGTIWACDKYQARINKVEQNARRLKLSMIRTLMGDSRSYSQFRNMADRVLLDVPCSGLGTLHKRPDIRWQQSPAKIAELTTLQGELLATGSTWVKPGGYLVYATCTLNPAENEAIAQQFLGTHPDWHIVPPAEDSPVFPYSQPGGWLQVVPHRHQMDGFFMVKLQRQG, from the coding sequence ATGTCTTCAGCCCGTCAACTCGCTTTTCTCGCCCTCCGGCAAATCATGTACCACAATGCCTATACCGATGTGGCCCTCGACCGGGTGCTCCACAAAAGTAACTTGGCGGGGAGCGATCGCGCGCTGGTGGCGGAGCTGGTTTACGGGACGGTGCGTCGCCAAAAGACTCTCGATGCCTTGATCAATCAACTAGGGAAAAAGCCCATCGAGCAACAACCGCCTGATTTGCGGGTGTTGCTGCAATTAGGCCTATACCAACTGCGCTATCTGGATCAAATTCCCCCCTCGGCGGCGGTCAATACCAGCGTTGAAATTGCGAAGACCAATAAACTGGGCCAATTGGCAGGGGTAGTCAATGGCTGTTTGCGCGCCTATCTGCGGCAACAGGAACAGCAGGGCGATCCCTTGCAGTTCCCTGAAAATGAAGTCGATCGCCTGGCCCTGACCTACAGTTTTCCGGAATGGCTCATCGCCCAGTGGTTGGAACAATTTGGGGTGGCGGAAACGGCCCAGCTCTGCCAATGGTTTAACCAACCGGCCCAACTAGATCTGCGGGTGAATCCCCTACGGGCCAATGTAGGGACAGTACAAAAGGTGCTCACGGATGCCGGGATAAAAGTGGAGGCGATCGCCCAGATTCCCAATGCCCTGCGCCTGGTGGAAAAACGGGGTTTGATTCAGGAGTTACCTGGCTACCGAGAAGGCTGGTGGACGATTCAAGATGCCAGTGCCCAGTTGGTGACCCATCTGCTGGATCCGCAACCGGGGGAAGTGATTATCGATGCCTGCGCTGCCCCCGGTGGTAAGACCACCCACATCGCCGAGAAAATGCAAGACCAAGGGACCATTTGGGCCTGTGATAAATACCAGGCCCGGATTAACAAAGTCGAGCAAAATGCCCGCCGTCTAAAGCTGTCGATGATCCGTACCCTCATGGGGGACAGTCGCAGCTATTCGCAGTTTCGCAATATGGCAGACCGGGTTTTGTTAGATGTGCCCTGCTCCGGCCTGGGAACCCTCCACAAGCGCCCCGATATCCGTTGGCAACAGAGTCCTGCAAAAATTGCGGAACTGACGACGCTCCAAGGGGAACTGCTGGCCACGGGGTCCACCTGGGTGAAACCGGGGGGCTATCTGGTCTATGCCACGTGCACGCTGAATCCAGCAGAAAACGAGGCGATCGCCCAACAGTTTCTTGGGACTCACCCAGATTGGCACATTGTCCCCCCAGCAGAAGATTCCCCGGTCTTTCCCTACAGTCAACCAGGGGGTTGGCTCCAGGTTGTGCCCCACCGCCACCAGATGGATGGCTTTTTTATGGTGAAACTCCAACGGCAGGGTTAG
- a CDS encoding hypothetical protein (conserved hypothetical protein) gives MSDSQPLQADAQLDLRGTPCPINFVRTKLQLKKMAPNALLEVWLDAGEPMEQVPDSLTMEGYCIEQAIAQPEGHYALWVRRPAS, from the coding sequence ATGAGCGATTCACAACCATTACAGGCAGATGCACAGTTGGATCTGCGGGGAACACCCTGTCCGATCAATTTCGTGCGGACAAAATTGCAGCTCAAAAAAATGGCCCCCAATGCCCTCCTGGAAGTGTGGCTCGATGCGGGGGAACCGATGGAGCAGGTACCCGACAGCTTAACGATGGAAGGTTATTGCATTGAACAGGCGATCGCCCAACCGGAAGGCCATTATGCGCTGTGGGTGCGTCGTCCGGCATCATGA
- a CDS encoding hypothetical protein (conserved hypothetical protein), whose amino-acid sequence MALLDSKGRLFGKVSILDIGALLIILGVIFGIFFLPGKSGSVAQIGTAVETVEVELLVRGLSVKSPEAFVQSFLASETTSIVIRNQPFANVGIKSIELLPRTTPVPQPDGSVLPLTDPRPEVQNLGDFRIVLTSDAQRTDNGYVFGNNKVKVGHTLRIEGFDYDFNGSVIEIRAAES is encoded by the coding sequence ATGGCTCTGCTGGATTCAAAAGGACGTCTCTTCGGTAAAGTAAGTATCCTCGATATCGGAGCGCTACTGATTATTCTGGGCGTCATTTTCGGGATCTTTTTTCTACCTGGTAAATCAGGGTCTGTTGCGCAAATCGGTACGGCCGTTGAGACAGTTGAGGTGGAACTATTAGTACGGGGCCTGAGTGTTAAATCGCCCGAAGCTTTTGTACAAAGCTTTCTCGCCTCAGAAACCACCTCTATCGTGATTCGGAACCAACCCTTTGCTAATGTGGGCATTAAATCCATTGAGCTGTTGCCCCGTACAACCCCAGTGCCCCAACCGGACGGTTCAGTCCTCCCCCTCACTGATCCTCGACCTGAGGTGCAAAACCTAGGGGATTTTCGCATTGTTCTCACCAGCGATGCCCAAAGAACTGACAATGGTTATGTGTTTGGCAATAACAAGGTTAAAGTCGGTCACACCCTCCGCATTGAAGGCTTTGATTATGATTTCAACGGCAGTGTGATTGAAATTCGGGCCGCCGAGAGTTAG
- the dnaJ_1 gene encoding chaperone protein DnaJ yields MAGDYYEILGVSRDCGKDELKRAYRRLARQYHPDVNKDPGAEEKFKEINRAYEVLSEPETRARYDRFGEAGVSGAGAAGAEYGDMGGFADIFETIFSGFGGMGTGAPGGGGRRRSGPARGDDLRLDLKLDFKEAIFGGEKEIRIPHLETCKVCSGSGAKAGTSANTCGTCGGTGQVRRATRTPFGSFAQVSVCPTCNGEGQVIADKCESCGGAGRKQETKKLKITIPAGVDSGTRLRVSREGDAGVKGGPPGDLYVYLAVSSDKEFRREGINILSEIEISYLQAILGDTVKVKTVDGTEELTIPAGLQPNKVLTLEGKGVPKLGNPVSRGDHLITVKVVIPTKVSREEKDLLHQLAKLKGTEHSKGGFEGLLGNLFHNK; encoded by the coding sequence ATGGCAGGCGACTATTACGAAATTCTTGGTGTCTCCCGTGATTGCGGGAAGGATGAACTCAAGCGGGCTTATCGTCGTCTAGCGCGTCAGTATCACCCCGATGTTAATAAGGATCCGGGGGCTGAAGAAAAATTCAAAGAAATTAACCGCGCCTACGAAGTCCTATCCGAACCAGAAACCAGGGCCCGGTATGACCGCTTTGGCGAAGCTGGCGTTTCTGGGGCCGGTGCCGCCGGTGCTGAATATGGTGACATGGGCGGTTTTGCCGATATTTTTGAAACGATTTTTAGCGGCTTTGGGGGCATGGGAACCGGAGCCCCTGGTGGCGGTGGCCGCCGTCGCAGTGGGCCGGCGCGGGGAGATGATCTGCGCCTCGACCTCAAGCTTGATTTTAAAGAAGCGATTTTTGGGGGCGAAAAAGAAATTCGTATTCCCCATCTAGAAACCTGTAAGGTCTGCTCTGGATCTGGCGCTAAAGCTGGAACTTCTGCCAATACCTGTGGCACCTGCGGCGGCACAGGCCAGGTGCGCCGGGCAACCCGGACGCCTTTTGGGAGCTTTGCCCAGGTTTCTGTCTGCCCCACCTGTAACGGTGAAGGGCAAGTTATTGCCGATAAGTGTGAATCCTGTGGCGGTGCAGGCCGCAAGCAAGAAACGAAAAAGCTAAAAATCACTATTCCTGCTGGGGTAGATAGTGGTACCAGGCTTAGGGTTTCCCGGGAAGGGGATGCAGGGGTTAAAGGTGGCCCTCCTGGTGATCTCTATGTGTATCTTGCGGTGAGCAGCGACAAAGAATTTCGCCGCGAAGGAATTAACATTCTCTCGGAAATTGAAATCAGTTACCTCCAGGCGATCCTTGGGGATACGGTGAAAGTAAAGACCGTCGATGGCACAGAAGAGCTGACCATTCCAGCTGGTCTACAGCCCAATAAGGTGCTGACCCTAGAAGGGAAGGGTGTGCCGAAGTTGGGGAACCCCGTCAGCCGTGGTGATCATTTGATCACGGTCAAAGTTGTCATTCCCACGAAGGTCAGCCGCGAAGAGAAAGACCTACTGCACCAGTTGGCTAAGTTGAAAGGCACAGAGCACAGTAAGGGCGGCTTTGAAGGTTTATTGGGGAATTTATTCCATAACAAATGA
- a CDS encoding hypothetical protein (conserved hypothetical protein), which translates to MGEFIRPYLEPIADWFNTLPIPAVVTHWGHPFFMSIVIIAVGSSAAIKGWQIRRTDDVEAKNENAYWHRKAALWLTTFISLGWTGGVLSLVMQGQPIFESPHFWTGTIAIVLLMANGALSITKFLGKESLRTVHAYVGSTAIALLLVHAALGVNLGLSF; encoded by the coding sequence ATGGGTGAATTCATTCGTCCTTACCTAGAGCCGATCGCCGATTGGTTCAACACCCTGCCGATCCCGGCTGTTGTCACCCACTGGGGACACCCCTTCTTTATGAGCATTGTGATTATCGCGGTGGGCAGCTCGGCAGCGATTAAAGGCTGGCAAATTCGCCGCACCGACGATGTTGAGGCCAAGAACGAAAATGCTTACTGGCACCGGAAAGCGGCCCTCTGGTTGACCACCTTTATCAGCCTCGGCTGGACAGGGGGTGTGCTATCGCTGGTGATGCAAGGGCAGCCGATTTTTGAGAGTCCCCATTTCTGGACTGGGACGATTGCGATCGTCCTTTTAATGGCCAATGGTGCATTGTCAATCACCAAGTTCCTGGGCAAAGAGTCCCTCCGCACAGTCCATGCCTATGTGGGGTCGACGGCGATCGCGCTCCTGTTGGTCCATGCGGCCCTGGGGGTTAACCTCGGTCTTTCTTTCTAA
- a CDS encoding hypothetical protein (conserved hypothetical membrane protein) produces the protein MYVLKRQQDLRRNLPLLVCLASGFLVSVPVFFQAPLVRTAPWVSLAFTLVWVAIAYRLRQQESTEIWGDLLWGFSWSWLAGAIYWGWLRYEPFLHLPVEAIGLPFALWGLWQRRGLVGHLFYLGSLLGTAITDIYFYLTDLIPYWRQLMYAEPDFVMPIFQAALAQMQTFWGLSWAVVLVNLLIAISWWAFHQRTIPAWSFAGAVVSTLLVDGLFWVAACFA, from the coding sequence GTGTATGTTCTCAAGCGACAGCAGGACCTCCGCCGTAATCTGCCCCTTTTAGTTTGTCTGGCCTCCGGCTTCCTTGTTTCGGTGCCTGTTTTTTTTCAAGCGCCCCTAGTGAGAACAGCCCCCTGGGTTAGTTTGGCTTTCACACTGGTTTGGGTGGCGATCGCCTACCGTCTGCGCCAACAAGAGAGTACAGAAATTTGGGGTGATCTGCTTTGGGGGTTTAGTTGGAGTTGGTTGGCGGGGGCCATTTACTGGGGCTGGCTGCGCTATGAACCTTTCTTGCATCTGCCCGTGGAGGCGATCGGCCTGCCCTTTGCCCTCTGGGGTCTGTGGCAAAGGCGCGGTTTAGTCGGTCATCTGTTTTATCTCGGTTCCCTCCTGGGGACGGCGATCACCGATATTTATTTCTACCTGACGGATTTGATTCCCTACTGGCGGCAGTTGATGTATGCCGAGCCGGATTTTGTGATGCCGATCTTCCAGGCAGCATTGGCCCAAATGCAGACCTTTTGGGGCTTAAGTTGGGCGGTGGTTTTGGTGAATTTGTTGATTGCGATCAGTTGGTGGGCTTTTCATCAGCGAACCATTCCCGCTTGGAGCTTTGCCGGAGCGGTGGTCAGCACGCTCCTTGTGGATGGTTTATTTTGGGTCGCGGCCTGTTTTGCTTGA
- a CDS encoding undecaprenol kinase, putative, which yields MLKKKQQQQWFEFGILVLLGLSVSLVVGLWNFRLHAAVPSEPEAIASPAFNWFQGIILGLIQGLTEFIPISSSAHLKVIPVALGWPDPGITLTAVIQLGSMVAVFSYFWQDLQQVCGGAWQAWQTKDWQKQEWRMFGGIFLGTLPIIIVGLGLKLFMPGYDESNFRGLTMIAIASIGMSVLLALAERLTQHQRSLAQLKLKDGILMGLAQALAVIPGVSRSGSTITAGLFLGLDRPTAARFSFLLGIPAITIAGLVELVELFQTGLATVPPLTLVTSLVSSTVFSYLSIAWLIQYLQKHQTWIFVWYRLGFGMIILAFTLL from the coding sequence ATGCTCAAGAAAAAGCAACAGCAGCAATGGTTTGAGTTCGGCATCCTCGTACTCCTCGGTCTCTCTGTTTCTCTCGTGGTCGGTCTTTGGAATTTCCGACTCCATGCCGCTGTGCCCAGTGAGCCCGAGGCGATCGCCTCCCCAGCTTTTAATTGGTTCCAGGGAATTATCTTGGGCCTCATCCAAGGTTTGACCGAATTTATCCCGATCAGCAGCAGTGCTCACCTCAAGGTGATTCCCGTTGCCTTGGGCTGGCCAGATCCAGGGATTACCCTCACGGCCGTGATCCAACTAGGTAGTATGGTTGCCGTGTTCAGTTACTTCTGGCAAGACTTGCAACAGGTCTGCGGCGGGGCTTGGCAAGCCTGGCAAACAAAAGACTGGCAGAAGCAAGAATGGCGAATGTTTGGTGGCATTTTTTTAGGAACCTTGCCGATTATTATTGTCGGCCTTGGTCTCAAGCTATTTATGCCCGGTTATGACGAATCGAATTTTCGGGGGCTCACGATGATTGCGATCGCCTCCATCGGCATGTCTGTTCTGCTGGCCCTGGCAGAACGGCTAACCCAGCACCAACGCTCCCTGGCACAACTGAAATTAAAAGATGGCATTTTGATGGGACTGGCCCAAGCTCTGGCAGTGATTCCTGGGGTATCCCGGTCTGGTTCGACGATTACGGCGGGGCTTTTTCTCGGTTTAGATCGCCCAACGGCAGCCCGTTTTTCCTTTCTACTAGGGATCCCCGCCATTACCATTGCGGGTTTAGTAGAGCTTGTCGAACTGTTTCAAACCGGTTTAGCGACAGTTCCCCCCCTGACCTTAGTCACCAGCCTGGTTTCCTCTACTGTTTTTTCTTACCTGTCGATCGCCTGGCTGATTCAATATCTGCAAAAGCACCAAACTTGGATTTTCGTCTGGTACCGATTGGGGTTTGGTATGATCATCTTGGCATTTACCCTGCTTTAA